A stretch of the Ornithodoros turicata isolate Travis chromosome 4, ASM3712646v1, whole genome shotgun sequence genome encodes the following:
- the LOC135392563 gene encoding uncharacterized protein LOC135392563, translating to MHSGDEPSPQTPATTPLQPGVAHVGIRLPPFWSLSPFIWFQQVEAQFLLAGVTSQITRYRHLLASLPPEIAMDVADIIANPPAQNPYDHLKSSILQRTTISERTRLQQFLDSEELGDRRPSQLLRAMQVLLADRAASLDDDLLRELFLSRLPSSVQMVLATATALPLAQLAQLADKVTEVASPSTPIAAVSESCRLPNPRCQPPVSAAPSTFAEELSSMRADINRLSDTVAALQFRDNRSRSPSRSGRFRRFRRSPRRYSHRSVSPADNQNPPPCWYHERFGQAAMRCTHPCGWSGNAPENR from the coding sequence ATGCACTCTGGAGACGAGCCTTCCCCACAGACCCCGGCTACAACCCCTCTTCAACCGGGCGTGGCTCATGTCGGCATACGCTTACCACCGTTTTGGTCTCTCAGCCCGTTCATCTGGTTCCAGCAAGTCGAGGCACAATTTCTCCTTGCTGGTGTAACATCCCAGATAACCAGGTACCGTCATCTCCTCGCCTCCCTTCCCCCCGAGATCGCCATGGATGTCGCCGACATCATTGCCAACCCTCCGGCGCAGAATCCCTACGACCATCTGAAGAGCTCAATCCTCCAGCGCACCACCATTTCTGAGCGAACGCGCCTCCAACAGTTTTTGGACTCCGAAGAACTGGGGGACCGAAGACCCTCCCAGCTACTCCGCGCCATGCAAGTCCTATTGGCCGACAGAGCTGCTTCTCTTGACGACGATCTGCTTCGCGAACTGTTTCTGTCGAGGCTCCCATCCTCAGTGCAAATGGTCCTCGCTACGGCCACTGCCTTACCTCTGGCCCAGCTCGCACAACTGGCTGACAAGGTGACGGAAGTAGCAAGCCCGAGCACTCCCATTGCAGCCGTTTCCGAGTCCTGTCGCCTTCCCAACCCCCGGTGCCAGCCACCGGTTTCAGCGGCCCCGTCTACATTCGCCGAGGAGCTTTCGTCTATGCGCGCGGACATTAACCGCCTCTCCGACACAGTCGCCGCACTCCAGTTCCGTGACAACCGCAGCCGCTCCCCAAGTCGTTCTGGCAGATTCCGAAGATTCCGCCGTTCCCCACGGCGTTACTCCCACCGCAGCGTTTCTCCAGCTGATAACCAGAACCCACCACCCTGCTGGTACCACGAACGCTTCGGTCAGGCGGCCATGCGATGCACGCATCCATGTGGTTGGTCGGGAAACGCCCCCGAGAACCGATGA